A window of Ruminococcus champanellensis 18P13 = JCM 17042 contains these coding sequences:
- a CDS encoding diaminopimelate decarboxylase codes for MKTTFATKEIVERIAAQYPTPFYLYDEKGIRENARKLKQAFAWNKGYREYFAVKATPNPFILKILQEEGCGVDCSSLTELMMSEACGFSGSDIMFSSNVTPAEDFKLAKKLGAYINLDDITHIDFLEQVAGLPETIFCRYNPGGHFEIETHVMDNPGEAKYGFTTQQLIDGFKILMQKGVKHFGLHAFLASNTVTNAYYPKLARVLFETAVMLKKETGADIRFVNLSGGVGIPYRPEQEPNDILAIGEGVRQAFEEIMVPAGLGDVAIFTELGRFMLGPYGNLITKAVHEKHIYKEYIGVDACAANLMRPAIYGAYHHITVLGKENAPCDHKYDVTGGLCENNDKFAVDRMLPKIDMGDYLAIHDAGAHGFSMGYNYNGKLRSAEILLCEDGSFKLIRRAETPADYFATFDFTGLFPQK; via the coding sequence ATGAAAACAACGTTTGCAACCAAGGAGATCGTGGAGCGCATCGCCGCCCAGTACCCCACCCCCTTCTATCTGTACGATGAAAAGGGCATCCGGGAGAACGCACGGAAGCTGAAGCAGGCGTTTGCCTGGAACAAGGGCTACCGGGAATACTTTGCAGTCAAGGCGACCCCCAATCCCTTTATTCTGAAAATTCTGCAGGAGGAGGGCTGCGGCGTGGACTGCTCCTCTCTGACGGAGCTGATGATGAGCGAGGCATGCGGCTTTTCCGGCAGCGATATCATGTTCTCCTCCAATGTGACCCCGGCGGAGGATTTCAAGCTGGCAAAGAAGCTGGGCGCATACATCAACCTGGATGATATCACCCACATTGACTTTCTGGAACAGGTTGCAGGTCTGCCGGAGACCATCTTCTGCCGGTACAATCCCGGCGGACATTTTGAGATCGAAACCCATGTCATGGACAATCCGGGGGAGGCAAAGTACGGCTTTACCACCCAGCAGCTGATCGATGGGTTCAAGATCCTGATGCAGAAGGGGGTCAAGCACTTCGGTCTGCATGCCTTCCTGGCAAGCAACACCGTCACCAACGCCTACTACCCCAAGCTGGCACGGGTGCTGTTTGAAACTGCTGTCATGCTCAAGAAGGAGACCGGTGCAGACATCCGCTTTGTAAACCTGTCCGGCGGCGTGGGCATCCCCTATCGGCCGGAACAGGAACCCAACGACATTCTCGCCATCGGCGAGGGCGTCCGCCAGGCATTCGAGGAGATCATGGTACCCGCAGGGCTGGGGGATGTAGCCATCTTTACCGAACTGGGCAGATTCATGCTTGGCCCCTACGGCAATCTGATCACCAAGGCAGTACACGAAAAGCACATTTACAAGGAATACATCGGCGTGGATGCCTGCGCTGCAAATCTGATGCGGCCTGCCATCTACGGGGCATACCACCACATTACCGTGCTGGGCAAGGAGAATGCACCCTGCGACCACAAGTATGACGTAACCGGCGGTCTGTGCGAGAACAACGACAAGTTTGCCGTTGACCGGATGCTGCCCAAGATCGACATGGGGGATTATCTTGCCATCCACGACGCCGGGGCACACGGCTTCTCCATGGGCTACAACTACAACGGCAAGCTGCGCTCTGCGGAGATCCTGCTGTGCGAGGACGGCAGCTTCAAGCTGATCCGCCGGGCGGAAACACCGGCTGACTACTTTGCGACCTTCGATTTCACCGGTTTATTCCCCCAAAAATAA